The Paenibacillus yonginensis genome segment TTCATTAACGATGCTGGCTGAACAGATCGGGTACAGCCCGGGGTATATGAGTACGCTGTTTAAAAGACTTTATAATGTATCTTTTCAGGATTATATGGCCCATGAGAGGCTGGAGCGCGCCAAGCTCCAGCTTTTGACTTCAAACAAAAAAATTTACGAAATCTCCGAGGAGGTTGGCTTTGACAATCCCAACTATTTCAGCTCCTCGTTCAAGAAGAAATTCGGCATGTCGCCGCTTCAATATCGCGAAAGGATTAAAGAAGGATGAGGCTGTTCGTTCGCTCGCTTCAATTTCGTATCTCCTGGATTTATATCCTGATCAGCATTCTTGGCATAGGAGTTACCGGTTCCGTGCTGTATGCAGGTATTTCTCGCGTTGTACTGCAGGAATCGGTAGACTCCAGCCAAATGGCTATTTCCAAGGGCGGGACCTATATCGTCATGTATCTCGACCGTTTGGAGGTGCTTGCCAAGACGCTGGCTGATAACCCGCAAACCAAGCGTACCTTGGCTTCCAAGGACAAAACCGGTGAGCAGGATGTGCTCATTTCCATCGACAATGTTAGGAAGACGGACCCTTTTATCAAATCGATTATTGTCATTGGCAAAGACGGCTATGTGCTGTCCAACGAAAAAAGTTTGAATATGACACGTTCATCCAATATGATGAAAGAGCCATGGTATGCAGCAGCCGTTCACAGCAGGGTTCCTGCTTTGACTTCCGCACGGATGCAGAATTTTTCGATGAACAAAACGGATTGGGTAATCTCGATGAGCCAGGAAATCCGTGATGACTCAGGTCGAAATCTGGGCGTTGTTCTGCTGGACGTGGAATACAAAGGGTTTGAAGATTATCTGAACAAGCTGAATCTGGGAAACGAAGGTTATGTCTATATTCTGAACGATCAGAATGAAGTGGTCTATAACAAGGATGTCTCCTATTATACCGATCCTGCCAAACGTCAGCGGTTAATTGCTTTGAAAGAGGGTCCCCAGGGTTACGATAAAGAACAAAACAGGCTTGTTTATCAAACCAGGCTGGAAGGGACGGACTGGACTCTGGTAGGCGTGAGCTCCTTGGACGGACTTCGGCAGGTCCGAGTTCAGCTGCAGCGGACTTTTCTGATGATAGCTGCTGCTCTGCTGGTATTGATTCTCCTTACATCCCCTTGGATTGCCAAGGGAATTACTCGTCCTGTCCGGAGACTGGAGTCCGCCATGCAGCAGGTGCAGGGAGGGCTTCTGGCGATCCGTGTTCCCGAAACGGGAGTCACGGAAGTACAGGGGCTGGCCCGCCATTTCAACGTGATGGTCCAGGAAATCAGGCAGCTGCTGAAGGATAAGGAAGCTAAAGAGCAGGCATTGCGGCTTCATGAACTGAGCGTCCTGCACAGTCAAATCAATCCGCATTTTCTTTATAATACGCTGGACACAATCGTCTGGATGGCTGAATTTCAGGACATGGACAGAGTCATTGCTACAACTAAAGCCTTGGCGGAATTTTTTCAATTGTCCTTGAGCGGGGGCAGTGAATTTACCACCATCGAGAAAGAGCTGGCCCATGTCTCGCAGTATCTGTTCATTCAGAAGGAACGATACGGAGACAAGCTTTCCTATGAGATCAGCAGTGACTCCTCGGTGAAAGAAATCACAATCCCTAAACTTATTCTTCAGCCCTTGGCAGAAAATGCGTTATACCATGGGATCAGGGAAAAGAGCGGCCCTGGTCAGATAGAAATCCGGTGCGGGAAGACGGAAGATGGAAGAATCGAATTCATCGTCAAGGACGACGGAGCGGGATTCGATCCGGCCCGGCTTGGACAGATTTCCGGAAGCTCCAGGCTGGGCGGCGTTGGCATCCGAAATGTGGATGAACGCTTGAAGCTTTATTATGGTCCCCATTATGGCATTGAATTGCATTCCTCTCCAGGGAAGGGGACAGAAGTTACCATAAGTATCCCAGATCCGCAAAATAAGAAAGGAGAACTAGAATTATGAACGTGAAATCGATTTCTACAACTTTAGATAGCTCTTCTGCCTTGAACCGTGTCAAGCTTCCTTTCTGGAGTCTTCCGCGAAAGATTTTATTGATCCTGTTGGCCATGTTTATTGTCATGGTTGCTGTTCTGAGCACGGTGGTCCACCGCCAGGACCGGGCGCTTATTATGGATCAAAGCCTGGAGCGTGCCGAAACGATTATCCGTACTCTGGACGCGTTAATCAGCGACAGCAGCCAGGTTGATATGCTCCAGCCGTATATTCTGGAACAGCTTAAAATGCAGCCCGATATTCGAACGATGTCCATCTATGAAGCAGCAGAAGACGGCAAGGTGATTGCGGCTAAGGAGCAAGCCATGCTGGGCACTCCGATTTCACCTGAAATTCTGAATGCTGCAACAGCAGATCAGCAAATCCAGAATTACCATTCAAAAGAATTGGAACTTATAGCCCCAATACATATTGGCAGTATGCCGGCATATGTCATCCAAGTTCTCTTTTCTTTAGAAAAAGAGTTCAAATCCGCTAATGATTTGTTGGTGGACACCATCGTAACAGGTCTTGTAGTGCTGGCTATTTTCGGCCTCTTATTGTTCCTTCTGGTTAAACAGATGGTATCCAATCCGATTCGCCAGGTTATGGTCGTGGCCCAGGAGATCTCCGAAGGAAATCTGCTGGCTGAAATACCGGACACCCGCAGGAAAGACGAAATCGGCATGCTGTTCCAAACCTTTACGAAAATGACGGACAGTCTCCGTTATTTGATCGGAAACGTTCGTTTTGGAACCTCACAGGTCAGCTTGGCGGTGAATCGCCTGGTTGAGAGAGCAGAGACAACCGAAACAGCTGCGCTTGAAATCTCCGCTAACGTCAAGGAGCTTTCTGCCGGCAGCGATATGCAGCTGGGATTAGCGGAAGACAATGCAGAAGCTATGGAGGAAATGGCGTCCGGAGTGCTGCGGATTGCCGACTCCTCGCTGCGGGTGGCCGATACAAGCGAAGAGGCAAGCCGGCTGGCCCATAGAGGGGACGAGTCGCTGCAGCACAATGTGGAGCAGATGAAACGGATTGGACAAACGGTACAAATGCTGAACCAGGCGCTCCATTCCCTGACTGGCAAAACGCAGAAAATCGAAGAAATCGTGCAGTTAATCAATGAAATATCCGCTCAAACCAACCTGCTGGCCTTAAATGCGGCAATAGAAGCCGCAAGAGCAGGCGATGCGGGCAGAGGGTTCGGGGTGGTAGCCGATGAAATTCGCAAGCTGGCTGAACAAACCGAGAACTCGACTCATGAAATCTCCGGGCTGGTTCAATCGATCCGGGACGATTCCGTATCATCCCTGAATTCGATGGAAGCCGTAAACGGCGAGGTAGGAGACGGAATTAAGCTGACGGAAGAAGCCGGTGTAATTTTTAAACATATTTTAGAGAAAATTGAAGAGGTCACGGCCCACATTCAGGAAGTTTCTTCAGCTTCCCAGCAGATTTCCGCCGGAACTGAAGAGACGGCAGCCGCTACCTCCGAAACCTCCAGAATTGCCCGCGCTGCTTCCGAGAAAGCCCATGTGTCCTCGGACAATGTAGCGGACCAGCTGAACCAAATTAATGAGATCAAGAAATTAACCGACCAAGTTAAAATGCTTATGAATAATTTGCGAGAATCAGAGTCTGCATTTAAAATTTGATGCAGCTTCTGCGGCCTGCGGAATCCCGAAACGTTTGGGGACTTCCACAGGTCTTTTTTTATTTCGTTATTAGCTTTCCGAGATCTGGTTAAAAATAAAGAAGGATGAGAATCTTAACTCTTTAGGTTGTCAGATTCCGGAGCTCGCGGCTAGAAGGAGGCGAAAGACATGAAGGAGCGATGGTGGAAAGAAAGTGTAGTTTATCAGATTTATCCGGTCAGCTTTCGGGATACCAACGGCGACGGCATTGGCGATCTGCGCGGCATCACGTCCAAATTGGACTATTTGAAGGACCTTGGCGTCGATGTGATCTGGGTATGCCCGATTTATAAATCGCCCAATCATGATAATGGCTACGATATAAGCGATTATTGTGACATTATGAAAGAGTTTGGCACTATGGAGGATTTCGACCGGATGCTGCGTGAAATTCATGCCCGCGGCATGAAACTTATGATGGATCTGGTCTTGAATCATACCTCCGACGAACATCCGTGGTTTCTGGAATCCGCTTCCTCCACAGATAATGCGAAACG includes the following:
- a CDS encoding sensor histidine kinase — encoded protein: MRLFVRSLQFRISWIYILISILGIGVTGSVLYAGISRVVLQESVDSSQMAISKGGTYIVMYLDRLEVLAKTLADNPQTKRTLASKDKTGEQDVLISIDNVRKTDPFIKSIIVIGKDGYVLSNEKSLNMTRSSNMMKEPWYAAAVHSRVPALTSARMQNFSMNKTDWVISMSQEIRDDSGRNLGVVLLDVEYKGFEDYLNKLNLGNEGYVYILNDQNEVVYNKDVSYYTDPAKRQRLIALKEGPQGYDKEQNRLVYQTRLEGTDWTLVGVSSLDGLRQVRVQLQRTFLMIAAALLVLILLTSPWIAKGITRPVRRLESAMQQVQGGLLAIRVPETGVTEVQGLARHFNVMVQEIRQLLKDKEAKEQALRLHELSVLHSQINPHFLYNTLDTIVWMAEFQDMDRVIATTKALAEFFQLSLSGGSEFTTIEKELAHVSQYLFIQKERYGDKLSYEISSDSSVKEITIPKLILQPLAENALYHGIREKSGPGQIEIRCGKTEDGRIEFIVKDDGAGFDPARLGQISGSSRLGGVGIRNVDERLKLYYGPHYGIELHSSPGKGTEVTISIPDPQNKKGELEL
- a CDS encoding methyl-accepting chemotaxis protein, which codes for MNVKSISTTLDSSSALNRVKLPFWSLPRKILLILLAMFIVMVAVLSTVVHRQDRALIMDQSLERAETIIRTLDALISDSSQVDMLQPYILEQLKMQPDIRTMSIYEAAEDGKVIAAKEQAMLGTPISPEILNAATADQQIQNYHSKELELIAPIHIGSMPAYVIQVLFSLEKEFKSANDLLVDTIVTGLVVLAIFGLLLFLLVKQMVSNPIRQVMVVAQEISEGNLLAEIPDTRRKDEIGMLFQTFTKMTDSLRYLIGNVRFGTSQVSLAVNRLVERAETTETAALEISANVKELSAGSDMQLGLAEDNAEAMEEMASGVLRIADSSLRVADTSEEASRLAHRGDESLQHNVEQMKRIGQTVQMLNQALHSLTGKTQKIEEIVQLINEISAQTNLLALNAAIEAARAGDAGRGFGVVADEIRKLAEQTENSTHEISGLVQSIRDDSVSSLNSMEAVNGEVGDGIKLTEEAGVIFKHILEKIEEVTAHIQEVSSASQQISAGTEETAAATSETSRIARAASEKAHVSSDNVADQLNQINEIKKLTDQVKMLMNNLRESESAFKI